CGCGGCGCCCAGCAGGGTGTCGTCGGGGACGGGCGGGCCTTCGGGGACGGGGGCGGGGGCCGAGCGGGGCGGGGTGCGGCGGGCGCCCGCGCGGGTGATCAGGACGTCGCCCTCGGCGGATTCGGCGGCCGGCGCGTATCCGATCTCGCGCAGCCCCTCCAGGAGGGACGCCGGGTCGGTCTGGGCGGCCAGGACGGTCGGCGCGAGCCGGCGCAGCCGCAGGTTCGCCGAACGCTTGTCGGCGAGGATCTCGTTGAGGACGGCCTCGTCGTCGCAGCGCACGTACGCGGAGGCGGCGCCGATCCGCAGGTGACCGTGGCGGCGGGCCACGTCGTCGATGAGGTAACTGAGCGGCTGCGGAACCGGCGTACGGCTGTGCGCGGCCAGGAAGGCGTGCAGATCGGTGGCCGCCTGCCCGGCGTCCAGGGCGCGGCGTACGGAACCGGGGGTGAAGCGGTAGACGGTCGCCCCGCCCTTGGACTCGATGTCCGCGAGCACCGAGAGCATCTCGGCCAGGGGGCGGTTCAGCGGGCCGGGGGCGACGGCCGTCAGGTCGGCCTGGAGCAGCACGTGGTCCAGCGGTTCGGGGACGAGCGGGGCGAGGCGGGCGGCTGCCTCGTCCGGGCCGTCCTCCAGCAGCGCGCGGGCCTGCGAGGAGAGGGCGCCCCGGCCGGTGATGCCGAGGAGTTCCGACTCGTTGAGCGTCCACAGCGCGATCCGGGAGCGCAGGTCGGCGGTGTCTCCGGGGGCGGTGGCCGCGGCGGGGGAGGCGGGAGCGCCGTAGGTCGTCCCGGCCGCCCTGGACGGGGTGCCGGCCGAGGTGCCGGCCGCTGTCCCGCCCTTCGTTCCGGTGCGCAACGGGCGTTCCCAGCGCAGCCGGGCGAGGAGGCTCGCCGGGTCGGGCGCGGTGCCCGGGGGCAGTGCGCCGAGCAGGGCCAGCACCCGGCGGCGTACCTCGGGCGCGGTGGAGCGGTCCAGTTCGGGGCCGAGTGCGGAGAGCGCCCGGCCCTTGGCGTCCTGGCCGCCGACCAGGCCCGCGGTGCGGGTGGCGGCGAGCCAGGCGGTGGCGAGGTGCACCCAGCGGTCCTGGGCGGGGAGTTCGAGCCAGTCGTCGTACGCGGGCGTCGCCGCGTACCGCTCGTCCGTCTCGCCGTCGGAGGCCAGCAGTCCGGCCGCGTAGGCGAGTTCGACCCAGAAGGCGGCGACCGGTTCGGACACGTCCATCGCGCTCGCGGCCCGCTTGAGCTCGCGCACGCTCAGGCCGCCCGCCCGGAGGATGGCGGGGCCGCCGCCGTTCCAGAACTTCAGCAGCTCCTCGATCGTGGACATCGCCATGAACGCCTGGCCGGCGGCGGCTCTGTCCACAGCCTGGGGATCGCGCTCGGCGGTGGCCTCGACGGGCGGCGCCACCGGTTCGGGGACGCGGTGGGCGCGACCGGCCCGCAGATGGAGGGCCGCCTCGCGCGGCAGCACGACGGTCCGCGTCGACACGGGCAGGAGCAGTCCGCGGTCGCGGAGCCACTTCACGGGAGGCGTGGGGTTCGGTGTGACTTCCCCGTACGGCGGGCCCCACACCAGCCGGTCCAGTACGGACAGGGCCTCGACCGGCGCGGTGTCCAGCAGCGCGCCCATCCGGGTCCGGTCGGTGAACAGGCCGGAGAGCGCGGTCACGGCGGAGACCGGGTCGTGCGTGGCGGGCAGCCCGGCGTCGGTCAGGATCTCCTGGAGCCGGCCGGGGGACATGCCCGCCGTGGCCTCGGCGACGGTCGGACCGAGCCCGGTGGGGGAGGGGTGCTGGGGAGAGGGGGCGAGCAGCTCGCGAGCGGTGCGCACCAGGTGCAGCCGCTCGTCCTCGCCCCAGACGAGGGCCTGTTCGCGCAGGTCCTTCAGGGCGACGGGCAGCGCGGCGGCGATCGCGGCGCCCATGTCGTCGCGCTGGTCGCCGTCGTCCTGGCCGTCACCGGTCAGGAGGGAGAGCAGCGTGTCGTACGGAGCCGGGTCCGGCGCGACGGCCAGCGCCTCCGCTGTCTGCAGCGCGAAGCGGTCCAGGTGTTCCAGCGCGCGGACGACGGAGGCCCGGGTGCCCGCACGGGTGGCGAGTTGGGTGATGTCGTTCGGCACGGGGTTGAGCAGGTCGGGGCGGGCACGCAGAAGCCGTGCCAGCGATTCGTCGCCCCTGGCGCGCAGGGCTTCGGCGAGCGTGCGCGGTGGTGTGGTCGTCCCCATCCGTCCCACGGTAGCCCGTCGGAGACCCGGGACCGGAGTGCCGGGCTCGCCGCGATGCGGTGAGGGAGGGTGCCGGGGGCATCGACGGGGGCCCGCGGACCCCCGATCCGTCACCCGCGTTGGGCGATGCCGAGACAGCCGGGGCGCTCCACGCCGTACCTGCGGGATGCGGTCCCCCTGCGGGGAAGCCCTGGGGTTCCTCCACAAGAATCCGCCGAAACGCTACGGTCGGGGCAGGGCGGGTAGAGGGGAACGACCGCGTGGGGATCGAGAGCGACCAGCTCGTCTACGACTATCTGAGCCGGGTCGGGGACCTGGCCCAGCAGCAACAGCTGTCCTCGGGCGCCCGGATGAGACTCGTCTCGACGCTGCGGGGCGAGATCGAGCGGCAGCGCGGGACGGCCGGCGCGGACTCGCCCGCGGTGGTGCGGCGCATCATCGGCAGGCTCGGTACGCCGGACGAACTGGTGGCCGAGGCAGCCGAGTCGGCCGACGGAACGGTGACGCTGCCGTCGCCGCGCACGGCGGCGGAGACGGACGCGAAGCGCCCCCGCGCCGTGCCCCGGCCACGGCGCGGAATGCTCCGCAAAGACACTTCCGGCAAGGGCGCGTCGGCGGAGGCCCCGGCCGAGGAGAGCACCGGCCCGGTGCCGGGCTGGCCGTCCGCGCAGGCACCCCACATGGCGGGCCTTGACCAGGCACCGTCCGGGGCCGGCGCGGACGCGGAGTGGTGGCGCATCGAACCGGGGCCGTTCAGCGAGGGGGTGAGCGTGCCCGGCTTCGT
The Streptomyces sp. NBC_00234 DNA segment above includes these coding regions:
- a CDS encoding helicase C-terminal domain-containing protein; translated protein: MGTTTPPRTLAEALRARGDESLARLLRARPDLLNPVPNDITQLATRAGTRASVVRALEHLDRFALQTAEALAVAPDPAPYDTLLSLLTGDGQDDGDQRDDMGAAIAAALPVALKDLREQALVWGEDERLHLVRTARELLAPSPQHPSPTGLGPTVAEATAGMSPGRLQEILTDAGLPATHDPVSAVTALSGLFTDRTRMGALLDTAPVEALSVLDRLVWGPPYGEVTPNPTPPVKWLRDRGLLLPVSTRTVVLPREAALHLRAGRAHRVPEPVAPPVEATAERDPQAVDRAAAGQAFMAMSTIEELLKFWNGGGPAILRAGGLSVRELKRAASAMDVSEPVAAFWVELAYAAGLLASDGETDERYAATPAYDDWLELPAQDRWVHLATAWLAATRTAGLVGGQDAKGRALSALGPELDRSTAPEVRRRVLALLGALPPGTAPDPASLLARLRWERPLRTGTKGGTAAGTSAGTPSRAAGTTYGAPASPAAATAPGDTADLRSRIALWTLNESELLGITGRGALSSQARALLEDGPDEAAARLAPLVPEPLDHVLLQADLTAVAPGPLNRPLAEMLSVLADIESKGGATVYRFTPGSVRRALDAGQAATDLHAFLAAHSRTPVPQPLSYLIDDVARRHGHLRIGAASAYVRCDDEAVLNEILADKRSANLRLRRLAPTVLAAQTDPASLLEGLREIGYAPAAESAEGDVLITRAGARRTPPRSAPAPVPEGPPVPDDTLLGAAVRAIRAGDTAATVVRKDGTEVPVAGSLPRTTSAETLATVQAAAMTGSAVWIGYVNADGAASQRVIAPVRVEGGFVTAFDHTADEVRTYPLHRITGVAELADDTGA